A portion of the Lysinibacillus timonensis genome contains these proteins:
- the ahpF gene encoding alkyl hydroperoxide reductase subunit F — translation MALDAEIKSQLSQYLQLLENDIVLKVSAGTDKASEEMLALVDELASMSSKITLERVELKRTPSFSVNRIGEDTGVTFAGVPLGHEFTSLVLALLQVSGRAPKVDQNVIDQIKNIDGTYHFETYVSLTCHNCPDVVQAFNIMSVLNPNITHTMIDGAVFKEEVESKDILAVPAAYVNGESFGNGRMTMDEILAKLGSGTKAEELSQKEPYDVLVVGGGPAGASAAIYAARKGIRTGIVAERFGGQILDTLTIENFISVKETEGPKLAVALEEHVKQYNVDVMNLQRATRLEKKDLVEIELENGAILKSKTVILSTGARWRNINVPGEAEFKNKGVAYCPHCDGPLFAGKDVAVIGGGNSGVEAAIDLAGIVKHVTVIEYNGELKADEVLQKRLRSLPNVTIHTNAQTKEITGTDKVNGLTFVDRESGEEKHIELAGVFVQIGLVPNTEWLEGALERSRFGEIIVDKRGATTIPGVFAAGDCTDSAYKQIIISMGSGATAALAAFDYLIRN, via the coding sequence ATGGCACTTGATGCAGAAATTAAGTCTCAATTAAGTCAGTACCTACAACTGCTTGAAAACGATATCGTTTTGAAAGTTAGTGCAGGAACTGATAAAGCTTCAGAGGAGATGCTAGCTCTAGTAGATGAGCTAGCATCTATGTCATCTAAAATTACCCTAGAAAGAGTAGAGCTAAAAAGAACTCCAAGCTTTAGTGTGAACCGTATTGGCGAAGATACAGGTGTTACTTTTGCTGGTGTTCCACTTGGACATGAATTTACATCATTAGTATTGGCACTTCTTCAAGTAAGTGGCAGAGCTCCAAAAGTTGATCAAAATGTCATCGATCAAATTAAAAACATTGATGGTACATATCACTTTGAAACATATGTTAGTTTAACTTGCCATAACTGTCCGGATGTTGTACAAGCATTTAATATAATGAGTGTACTGAATCCTAATATTACCCACACGATGATTGATGGGGCCGTTTTCAAAGAGGAAGTTGAAAGCAAGGATATTTTAGCTGTACCTGCGGCTTATGTTAATGGTGAATCATTTGGTAATGGCCGGATGACAATGGATGAAATTCTTGCTAAATTAGGCTCTGGTACTAAAGCAGAAGAACTTTCGCAAAAAGAGCCTTATGATGTCTTAGTTGTTGGTGGTGGCCCTGCTGGCGCAAGTGCGGCAATCTATGCGGCACGTAAAGGGATTCGTACAGGAATCGTTGCAGAACGCTTTGGTGGACAAATCTTAGACACACTAACAATTGAGAATTTTATTAGTGTCAAAGAGACAGAAGGACCAAAACTTGCTGTAGCTCTTGAAGAGCATGTTAAACAATACAATGTTGATGTTATGAACTTACAACGTGCAACACGATTAGAAAAGAAAGATCTAGTTGAAATTGAATTAGAAAATGGCGCAATTCTTAAGAGTAAAACTGTTATCCTTTCAACTGGTGCTCGTTGGAGAAACATTAATGTTCCTGGTGAAGCTGAGTTTAAAAATAAGGGTGTTGCCTATTGCCCACATTGTGACGGTCCTTTATTTGCTGGAAAAGATGTTGCAGTTATTGGTGGAGGAAACTCCGGTGTTGAAGCAGCAATTGATCTTGCAGGGATTGTAAAACATGTAACGGTTATTGAATATAATGGAGAGCTAAAAGCAGACGAAGTATTACAAAAACGTTTACGTAGTCTTCCAAATGTTACAATCCATACAAATGCTCAAACAAAAGAAATTACTGGTACTGATAAGGTGAATGGTCTTACATTTGTAGATCGTGAATCGGGCGAAGAAAAACATATCGAATTGGCAGGTGTGTTTGTTCAGATTGGTCTTGTTCCAAACACAGAATGGTTAGAGGGAGCTCTTGAACGTTCTCGTTTTGGTGAAATCATCGTAGACAAACGTGGTGCAACTACGATTCCTGGTGTATTTGCTGCAGGCGACTGTACAGATAGTGCTTATAAGCAAATCATTATCTCCATGGGATCCGGTGCAACTGCTGCATTAGCTGCTTTCGATTATCTGATTCGTAACTAA
- the splB gene encoding spore photoproduct lyase has protein sequence MRKPFTPQLVYFEPKALDYPLGHELMEKFKDMGIEIRYTTSHNQVRNLPGDNDFQKYRIAKSTLVVGIRKTLKFDTSKPSAEYAIPFATGCMGHCHYCYLQTTMGSKPYIRTYVNVEEILDAADRYMEERAPEVTRFEASCTSDIVGLDHLTHTLKRAIEHFGKSDLGHLRFVTKFHHVDHLLDAKHNGKTRFRFSVNADYVIKHFEPGTSPLDKRIEAAGKVARAGYPLGFIVAPIYLHEGWEEGYYHMFERLDKELPEDARKDITFEFIQHRFTRPAKKVIEKNYPMTKLELDEESRRVKWGKYGINKFIYQKDEEEDIKEHLYGYMEKFFPTAKLEYFT, from the coding sequence ATGAGAAAACCTTTTACTCCCCAATTGGTCTATTTTGAACCTAAGGCATTGGACTATCCTTTAGGTCATGAGTTAATGGAAAAATTCAAAGATATGGGAATTGAAATTAGGTATACCACCTCTCATAATCAAGTCCGTAATTTACCTGGAGATAATGACTTTCAAAAGTATCGTATAGCAAAGTCTACACTAGTTGTGGGAATTCGGAAAACGCTTAAATTTGATACATCCAAACCGTCTGCAGAATACGCAATCCCATTTGCTACTGGTTGTATGGGACATTGCCATTATTGTTATCTTCAAACAACAATGGGAAGTAAACCTTACATTCGTACATATGTAAATGTGGAGGAAATTTTAGATGCTGCAGATCGTTATATGGAAGAAAGAGCACCAGAAGTTACTCGTTTCGAGGCATCCTGTACGTCAGATATTGTAGGTCTAGATCATTTAACGCATACATTAAAAAGGGCAATTGAACATTTTGGAAAATCAGATTTAGGTCACTTACGTTTCGTGACTAAATTTCATCATGTTGATCACTTATTAGATGCTAAACATAATGGGAAAACTCGATTTCGTTTCAGTGTAAATGCTGATTATGTCATTAAACATTTTGAGCCTGGAACTTCACCATTGGATAAACGGATTGAAGCAGCTGGAAAAGTAGCACGAGCTGGGTATCCTTTAGGGTTTATTGTAGCCCCTATTTACCTTCATGAAGGTTGGGAAGAAGGATATTATCATATGTTCGAGCGCCTTGATAAAGAACTACCTGAAGATGCACGGAAAGATATTACATTCGAATTTATCCAACATAGGTTCACAAGACCTGCGAAAAAGGTTATTGAGAAGAACTACCCTATGACAAAACTAGAATTAGATGAGGAATCGCGTCGCGTAAAATGGGGTAAATACGGCATTAACAAGTTTATATATCAAAAAGATGAGGAAGAAGATATTAAAGAACATCTATATGGTTACATGGAAAAATTTTTTCCAACAGCTAAATTGGAATATTTTACCTAA
- a CDS encoding iron ABC transporter permease produces MENKKGILLLVLAPVFILGITLISIIYGTKEIPLITIWNTLFHFDAANIDQQIIVTGRIPRALAVILVGAFLAVAGSIMQGITRNYLASPSLMGVNDGSAFIITLAIVFSPGLSNFQMILLSIVGSIMGAGLVFGFGSLIRNGLSPVRLAIIGTVIGSFLSSIATAIAMYYQVSQTVSAWYNTKIQAIDIEMLMISLPIGVIGLLVSMFFSGAITITSLGEDVAIGLGQKTRVTKLISMFAVVCLTGTAVALVGKIAFVGLIIPHITRFLVGVDYRFIIPCSALIGAFFLSLCDLISRYINFPYETPIGVVTALIGVPFFLYLIHKHGGEKA; encoded by the coding sequence TTGGAAAATAAAAAAGGCATTCTCTTACTTGTATTAGCACCTGTATTTATTTTAGGTATAACGTTGATTTCTATTATTTATGGAACAAAGGAAATACCCCTAATTACAATATGGAATACCCTTTTTCATTTTGATGCAGCAAATATTGACCAACAAATTATTGTGACAGGAAGAATACCACGAGCACTTGCGGTTATTTTAGTTGGTGCCTTTTTGGCAGTTGCTGGCTCAATCATGCAGGGGATTACTAGAAACTATTTGGCATCCCCATCATTAATGGGAGTTAATGATGGTTCAGCATTTATTATTACACTTGCAATTGTATTTTCACCAGGATTATCGAATTTTCAAATGATCCTATTATCAATTGTTGGTTCAATCATGGGGGCTGGTCTTGTTTTTGGTTTTGGCTCTCTTATCCGAAACGGGTTGTCACCTGTCAGATTAGCCATTATTGGAACGGTTATAGGTTCGTTTTTAAGTAGTATTGCAACAGCAATTGCTATGTATTACCAGGTGTCTCAAACAGTAAGCGCTTGGTATAACACGAAAATACAGGCCATTGACATAGAGATGTTAATGATATCACTACCAATAGGGGTTATAGGTTTGTTAGTTTCAATGTTCTTTTCTGGTGCCATTACAATCACTTCTTTAGGCGAAGATGTTGCAATTGGTTTAGGACAGAAAACAAGAGTCACAAAATTAATCAGTATGTTTGCAGTCGTATGTTTAACAGGGACAGCGGTTGCTTTAGTTGGAAAAATTGCATTTGTAGGCTTAATTATACCGCATATTACACGCTTTCTGGTAGGCGTCGATTATCGATTTATAATTCCATGTTCAGCACTAATAGGTGCGTTTTTCTTGTCTCTTTGTGATTTAATAAGTCGTTACATAAACTTTCCTTATGAAACACCAATTGGAGTTGTAACTGCCCTTATTGGTGTCCCGTTTTTCCTATACCTAATTCATAAACATGGGGGTGAAAAAGCTTAA
- a CDS encoding ABC transporter substrate-binding protein — protein sequence MKKWLVFQTVALLSLALTACGTEGGADTLANEEKTSTEELGEQNLIDTNQPGISTISYLGVDYTIPTPATSIIAASLEAMEDSAALGIKPTGVLEIADEIPTYLAEELAGAELIGDKKAPNAEAILSLDPDVIVGTSKWGEDTMSTMNKIQTTLPYSHISTNWKDNLTALAQIAGKEDVAEKIISDYEKKVEVAKVSVTEQLADKTVLVIRVRGGLMYIYPTGVYLNPILYEDLGVPIPDIISKAEAQAEITMETLASVNPDVIFLQFEGSENADAPNALVELQNNPIFASLTAVQNEQVFVNTIDPLAQGGTAWSKMKFLDAVVENLLQ from the coding sequence ATGAAAAAATGGTTGGTATTCCAAACAGTAGCATTACTTAGTTTAGCTTTAACAGCTTGCGGAACTGAAGGAGGGGCAGATACGTTAGCAAATGAAGAAAAAACTTCAACAGAAGAATTAGGTGAGCAAAATTTAATAGATACAAACCAACCGGGTATAAGCACAATCTCTTATTTAGGAGTTGATTACACAATACCAACACCTGCTACTAGTATTATTGCAGCAAGTTTAGAAGCTATGGAAGATTCAGCAGCACTTGGTATCAAACCAACTGGTGTACTTGAAATTGCTGATGAAATCCCTACTTATCTAGCAGAAGAACTAGCAGGGGCAGAGTTAATAGGTGATAAAAAAGCGCCAAATGCGGAAGCTATTTTATCACTTGATCCGGATGTCATTGTTGGTACATCGAAATGGGGAGAGGATACGATGTCAACAATGAATAAAATTCAAACTACGCTTCCTTACTCTCATATTTCAACAAATTGGAAGGATAACTTAACTGCACTGGCACAGATTGCTGGTAAAGAAGATGTAGCAGAAAAAATTATCTCAGATTATGAAAAGAAGGTAGAGGTTGCTAAAGTATCGGTAACAGAACAATTAGCAGATAAAACGGTTCTAGTTATTCGTGTTCGGGGAGGACTAATGTACATCTACCCAACAGGAGTGTATTTGAATCCTATACTATACGAGGATTTAGGTGTACCAATTCCAGATATAATCTCAAAAGCGGAAGCCCAAGCAGAAATTACGATGGAAACTTTAGCTTCTGTAAACCCAGATGTCATTTTCCTACAATTTGAGGGATCAGAAAACGCTGATGCACCTAATGCACTTGTGGAATTGCAAAATAATCCGATATTCGCAAGTTTAACAGCAGTACAAAATGAGCAAGTCTTTGTAAATACAATAGACCCACTTGCTCAAGGCGGTACAGCTTGGTCTAAAATGAAATTTTTAGATGCAGTAGTAGAAAACTTACTTCAATAA
- a CDS encoding DUF378 domain-containing protein: MGTIYRIALVLVIIGALNWGLVGFFQYDLVADLFGGQDAVLSRWVYGLVGIAGLLSIPILAKRLDDKMDLMESDVNRNPRFQTQMEAGEEYDFTDERNRNKSRENSDDTIV, translated from the coding sequence ATGGGAACAATCTATAGAATTGCTTTAGTTTTAGTTATTATCGGTGCTCTAAACTGGGGGCTAGTAGGCTTTTTCCAATATGACTTAGTAGCTGATCTCTTTGGTGGACAGGATGCTGTCTTATCAAGATGGGTTTATGGGCTTGTTGGTATAGCAGGGCTATTATCAATACCAATTTTAGCTAAGAGACTGGATGATAAGATGGACCTTATGGAGTCTGATGTAAATAGGAACCCACGTTTTCAAACACAAATGGAAGCTGGAGAAGAATACGATTTTACAGATGAAAGAAATAGAAACAAAAGCAGGGAAAACTCTGACGATACAATCGTATAA
- a CDS encoding DUF1540 domain-containing protein, giving the protein MPNVEVNCSVANCIFHKEGNLCGAEKIQVDMDYHSRNRQTEFASDFDFEKLKEEASSSQDTCCKTFKPKNKHADKHEDMDFSI; this is encoded by the coding sequence ATGCCGAATGTAGAAGTAAACTGTTCTGTAGCGAATTGTATATTCCATAAAGAAGGAAATCTTTGTGGTGCTGAAAAAATTCAAGTAGACATGGATTATCATTCTAGGAATCGTCAAACAGAGTTTGCTTCAGATTTTGATTTTGAAAAGCTAAAGGAAGAAGCAAGTAGTTCTCAAGATACATGCTGTAAAACCTTTAAACCAAAAAACAAGCATGCAGATAAGCATGAGGATATGGACTTTTCAATATAA
- the ggt gene encoding gamma-glutamyltransferase yields MLVLGLLPATGQAKTKTEYDTNYDNYELVSTANGGMVATSHGIATQVGVDILDQGGNAIDAAIAIQYALTVVEPMMSGIGGGGFMMVYDAKTKETTIINSRERAPAGATPDMFLDESGNPIPFEERVQHGTSVGVPGTLKGLELAHTLWGSRSMEDLITPSIDLAKEGFPVNGFLAQEIYNSKDKLLRTAAKDVFFKNGKPLQQGDLLVQKDLAKTLTLISKNGTDVFYKGEIGEALAKTVQHFGGSMTPTDLATYNATIDEPIWGKYQGYDIASMPPPSSGGVFLLQMLGILDGFDLSQYDTSSWEKYHLLAEAMHLAYADRAAYAGDPEFVNVPINGLLNKDYLAERSKLIDLNKVNDNPTAGDPWKYENNSANYDITKQPDDKQYGQTTHFTVADQYGNVVSYTTTIEQVFGSGIMVPGYGFMLNNELTDFDAIPGGANEVQPNKRPLSSMTPTIVFEDGKPVLTVGSPGGPTIITSVLQTILNVIEYDMSLEDAISEPRIYTNNMNSYRYEKDIPRNVIIRLNDMGHSFGDFPTTIGNVQSILIDHQNGLFKGVADDTRDGSAIGIELKK; encoded by the coding sequence ATGTTAGTGTTAGGCTTATTACCTGCAACAGGACAAGCCAAAACTAAAACGGAATACGACACCAACTATGACAATTATGAATTAGTTTCTACTGCAAATGGTGGTATGGTCGCAACTTCTCACGGTATAGCGACACAGGTAGGCGTAGATATACTTGATCAAGGTGGTAATGCAATTGATGCGGCGATTGCAATTCAATATGCATTAACTGTCGTAGAGCCAATGATGTCAGGTATTGGCGGTGGTGGTTTCATGATGGTTTACGATGCGAAAACGAAAGAGACAACAATTATCAACAGCCGTGAGCGAGCTCCAGCTGGTGCGACACCTGATATGTTTTTAGATGAAAGCGGGAACCCCATTCCTTTTGAGGAGCGTGTACAACATGGGACTTCTGTTGGTGTACCTGGAACATTAAAAGGACTTGAATTAGCTCATACGCTATGGGGATCACGTTCGATGGAAGACTTAATCACACCTTCTATCGACCTTGCAAAAGAGGGGTTCCCTGTAAATGGATTTTTAGCTCAAGAAATATATAATTCCAAAGACAAGCTGTTACGCACTGCTGCAAAGGATGTGTTTTTTAAGAATGGAAAACCACTTCAGCAGGGTGATCTTTTAGTACAAAAAGATTTGGCAAAAACATTAACGTTAATCAGTAAAAACGGAACTGATGTATTCTATAAAGGGGAAATCGGAGAAGCATTGGCAAAGACTGTTCAACACTTTGGTGGCTCTATGACACCAACAGATTTAGCAACTTATAACGCAACAATTGATGAGCCAATTTGGGGTAAATATCAAGGATATGATATTGCTAGTATGCCCCCTCCAAGCTCAGGTGGTGTGTTTTTATTACAAATGCTTGGCATTTTAGATGGGTTTGATCTATCTCAATATGATACAAGCTCATGGGAAAAATATCATCTATTAGCAGAAGCAATGCATTTAGCCTATGCAGATCGTGCAGCGTACGCAGGAGACCCAGAGTTTGTCAACGTGCCTATTAATGGATTACTAAACAAAGACTATCTTGCTGAACGAAGTAAGTTAATAGATTTAAATAAAGTGAACGATAACCCAACTGCTGGTGATCCGTGGAAATATGAAAATAACAGTGCAAACTATGATATAACTAAACAACCTGATGACAAACAATACGGCCAAACAACGCACTTTACTGTTGCAGACCAATATGGAAATGTTGTTTCCTATACAACTACAATTGAACAAGTTTTCGGTTCTGGAATTATGGTTCCAGGTTATGGGTTTATGTTAAATAACGAATTAACTGATTTTGATGCGATTCCTGGAGGGGCGAACGAAGTCCAACCTAATAAACGTCCGTTAAGCAGTATGACTCCTACGATTGTTTTTGAGGACGGTAAGCCGGTACTAACTGTTGGGTCACCTGGTGGTCCTACTATTATTACATCTGTTTTACAAACGATTCTCAATGTTATTGAATATGATATGAGTCTAGAAGATGCAATTTCTGAGCCGCGCATCTACACAAATAATATGAATTCCTACCGTTATGAAAAGGATATTCCGAGAAATGTTATTATCAGATTGAATGACATGGGCCATTCATTCGGTGATTTCCCTACAACAATCGGCAACGTTCAAAGTATACTCATCGATCATCAAAATGGATTGTTTAAAGGAGTTGCTGATGATACAAGGGACGGCTCTGCAATAGGAATTGAATTGAAAAAGTAA
- the ahpC gene encoding alkyl hydroperoxide reductase subunit C, whose translation MSLIGKEVLPFTAQAYKNGEFIEVTEQNFKGQWSIVCFYPADFTFVCPTELEDLQNQYPELQKLGVEVYSVSTDTHFVHKAWHDSSEAIGKITYTMIGDPSHVISRNFDVLIEEEGVADRGTFVIDPDGVIQALEINAGGIGRDASILINKIKAAQYVRNNPGEVCPAKWQEGGETLKPSLDLVGKI comes from the coding sequence ATGTCACTAATTGGAAAAGAAGTATTACCATTCACAGCACAAGCTTATAAAAACGGCGAATTTATTGAAGTTACAGAACAAAATTTTAAAGGCCAATGGAGTATCGTTTGTTTCTACCCTGCAGACTTTACTTTTGTATGTCCAACTGAACTTGAAGATCTACAAAATCAATACCCAGAACTACAAAAACTAGGCGTTGAAGTATATTCTGTTTCAACTGATACTCATTTTGTCCATAAGGCTTGGCATGATTCATCAGAAGCAATCGGTAAAATTACTTATACAATGATTGGGGATCCATCACATGTCATTTCACGCAACTTTGACGTGTTAATTGAAGAAGAAGGTGTTGCAGATCGCGGTACTTTCGTTATCGATCCAGATGGTGTAATCCAAGCTTTAGAAATTAATGCAGGTGGCATTGGTCGTGATGCTAGCATTCTAATCAACAAAATTAAAGCTGCTCAATATGTGCGTAATAATCCAGGTGAAGTTTGCCCAGCTAAATGGCAAGAAGGCGGCGAAACACTTAAACCAAGCCTTGATCTTGTAGGTAAAATTTAA
- a CDS encoding 3-ketoacyl-ACP reductase: protein MAQSLNGKVAFITGAARGIGKATAISLAKEGVNVGLLARTESALKEVAAEIEALGVKVAYAVADVSNKEEVESAVTSLTEAIGTADILINNAGIAKFESVLDMDPEEWKKIIDVNLMGTYYVTRAVLPQLIEKNGGDIINISSTSGLNGAATSSAYSASKFGVIGLTESLAQEVRRNNIRVSALTPSTVGTDLSLELNLIKENNESKIMQPEDIAEFIVNQLKLNPRIYVKTASFIATNPF, encoded by the coding sequence ATGGCACAATCACTAAATGGAAAAGTAGCATTTATTACTGGTGCGGCTAGAGGAATCGGTAAGGCAACAGCAATTTCCCTTGCAAAAGAAGGTGTTAATGTCGGTTTACTTGCAAGAACAGAATCTGCTTTAAAAGAAGTGGCGGCAGAAATCGAAGCTTTAGGTGTCAAAGTAGCGTATGCAGTAGCAGATGTATCAAACAAAGAGGAAGTAGAGTCTGCAGTTACATCTTTAACAGAAGCTATAGGTACTGCTGATATACTAATTAACAATGCGGGTATTGCTAAATTTGAATCAGTCTTGGATATGGACCCAGAAGAGTGGAAGAAAATCATTGATGTAAACCTAATGGGTACATACTATGTCACTCGTGCCGTATTGCCTCAACTAATTGAAAAAAATGGTGGAGACATCATTAATATTTCTTCTACAAGCGGTTTAAATGGAGCCGCGACTTCAAGTGCCTATAGTGCATCAAAGTTTGGTGTGATTGGTTTGACAGAATCATTAGCACAAGAAGTTCGCAGAAATAACATTCGCGTCTCAGCTTTAACACCTAGTACGGTAGGAACGGATTTATCCCTTGAGTTAAATTTAATAAAAGAAAATAATGAATCTAAAATCATGCAACCTGAAGACATTGCAGAATTCATTGTTAATCAATTAAAGCTAAACCCACGTATCTATGTGAAAACAGCAAGCTTTATCGCAACAAATCCATTTTAA
- a CDS encoding iron ABC transporter permease, whose product MKRFSIMFIVFVFLLFAGSYLHLTNGSFDMTVIDIIKTFLRIDSNDNFDLVIFEFRLPRIIIAILVGIGLGIAGIVLQGITRNSLADPGILGINAGAGSAIVIFMFFFQVRIVSEGVSSWLSIMMMPLFGFVGGLLAASIIFIFAYRKGRIDMQRLILTGIAINSGFGALSMYFSLKMNSKDYESAALWMSGSIYNANWIFINVMLPWIVILGIYLYKKAFLLDYFQLEEENIKNLGIAVEKEKIYLILASVGLVSACVSVSGSIGFIGLIAPHISKQLVGTRHRYSMPIAALIGAALLVFSDFVAKTVFAPSELSVGIVISIIGIPYFLYLLIKMKG is encoded by the coding sequence ATGAAACGTTTTTCCATCATGTTTATTGTATTTGTGTTTTTACTATTCGCAGGCAGTTACCTACACCTAACGAATGGTTCTTTTGATATGACCGTTATAGATATAATAAAAACTTTCCTTCGTATCGATTCAAACGATAATTTTGATCTTGTTATTTTTGAATTTCGATTACCTCGTATCATTATTGCAATATTAGTTGGTATTGGCCTAGGGATTGCTGGGATTGTACTACAAGGCATCACAAGAAACAGCTTAGCAGACCCTGGTATTTTAGGAATCAACGCCGGGGCTGGAAGTGCGATCGTCATTTTTATGTTTTTCTTCCAAGTCCGTATTGTCAGTGAAGGTGTAAGCAGTTGGCTTTCCATCATGATGATGCCCTTGTTTGGATTCGTTGGTGGACTTCTTGCTGCTAGTATTATTTTCATCTTTGCATATAGAAAAGGTCGTATAGATATGCAGCGACTAATTCTAACTGGAATTGCAATCAATAGCGGTTTTGGTGCATTATCGATGTACTTTTCATTGAAAATGAACTCAAAGGATTATGAATCGGCAGCACTTTGGATGTCTGGTTCTATATATAATGCAAATTGGATTTTCATTAATGTAATGCTTCCATGGATTGTTATTTTGGGGATTTATCTGTATAAAAAAGCTTTTTTGCTCGATTACTTTCAACTTGAGGAAGAGAACATTAAAAACTTAGGGATTGCAGTAGAAAAGGAAAAGATTTATTTAATTCTTGCTAGTGTCGGGTTGGTGAGTGCTTGTGTTTCAGTATCAGGAAGTATTGGCTTTATCGGTTTAATTGCACCACATATCTCCAAGCAATTAGTCGGAACTCGACATCGGTATAGTATGCCAATTGCAGCGTTGATTGGAGCGGCACTACTAGTATTTTCAGATTTTGTAGCAAAAACAGTATTTGCACCTTCTGAATTATCAGTTGGGATAGTTATATCAATCATCGGGATTCCGTATTTCTTATATTTACTTATAAAGATGAAAGGATGA
- a CDS encoding ABC transporter ATP-binding protein codes for MNTAFKIERLTAGYENAKILNEVSLLIETGKVTTIIGPNGCGKSTLLKTIGRILKKQGGQIYIQDQNMDHIQTKNIAKQLAILSQSPTAPGELKVEELISYGRYPHRKNVNRLTAKDKEMIEWAMTVTNTLEYRERDLSQLSGGQRQRVWLAMALAQETNILLLDEPTTYLDMAHQLEVLNIVKKLNEEHGCTIVMVLHDINHAARFSHELITMKHGNVLKCGSPSDIISCEVLREVFQIDARIIHDPELCIPICYSYNII; via the coding sequence ATGAACACAGCCTTTAAGATTGAAAGATTAACAGCTGGCTACGAAAATGCAAAAATATTAAATGAAGTAAGTTTGTTAATTGAAACAGGGAAAGTTACAACAATAATCGGTCCAAATGGTTGCGGAAAATCAACATTGTTAAAGACGATTGGTCGTATTTTAAAAAAACAAGGTGGTCAAATTTATATTCAAGATCAAAATATGGATCATATACAAACAAAAAATATTGCAAAACAGCTTGCAATATTATCACAATCACCCACAGCTCCGGGAGAACTAAAAGTTGAAGAGCTCATTTCATACGGTCGTTACCCGCATCGTAAAAATGTTAACCGTTTAACAGCAAAGGATAAGGAGATGATTGAGTGGGCGATGACGGTAACAAATACACTTGAATATCGGGAACGTGATCTGTCACAGCTCTCGGGAGGTCAACGTCAACGTGTTTGGCTTGCGATGGCACTCGCACAAGAAACAAATATTTTACTACTTGATGAACCAACAACATATTTAGATATGGCCCACCAACTAGAGGTTCTTAACATAGTAAAAAAATTGAATGAGGAACATGGTTGTACAATTGTCATGGTACTACACGATATAAATCATGCTGCACGTTTTTCTCACGAGCTAATTACAATGAAACATGGCAACGTTCTGAAATGTGGGTCACCATCAGATATTATTTCGTGCGAGGTGTTGAGAGAGGTATTTCAAATCGATGCTCGCATTATACATGACCCTGAATTATGTATTCCTATTTGTTATTCCTATAACATTATATAA
- a CDS encoding transcriptional regulator SplA domain-containing protein, whose amino-acid sequence MNNNHVKAGDIVYVFIRNPHTQDVANVQEAAVVKNPENEKELAVFIYETYYPITEDTAIYTSKAEAEEAYAQYFGEHTA is encoded by the coding sequence ATGAACAACAATCATGTAAAAGCTGGAGATATAGTTTATGTTTTTATTCGCAATCCCCATACACAGGATGTTGCAAATGTTCAAGAAGCGGCAGTAGTAAAAAATCCAGAGAACGAAAAGGAATTAGCTGTTTTTATTTACGAGACATACTATCCAATTACAGAAGATACGGCTATTTATACGAGCAAAGCTGAAGCAGAAGAAGCGTATGCACAATATTTTGGAGAGCATACAGCATGA